One Glycine max cultivar Williams 82 chromosome 8, Glycine_max_v4.0, whole genome shotgun sequence genomic window, CTCTCCACCACAGAATGATCAATCTGTCGAAGGGACAAACTTGTGCATTAGTAGGAGCATTGAAGATCCtttgaaggaaagaaaaaaaaaacactacaggatgaaatttttttatagccATGAATTTTAACATGCACACATATATTGCCTTTTGTTTTTATCCCCATCGATAGTATTAAATTTATCTGTTTACAAATAATCTTTTTCTGCATAAATGTTTGAATACATGTATATAAAATTCTCTTTATATTTTGTGATATATACCCacctctattatttttttaataagatcgTACActtgttaaaacttaaaagtttcTTATGAATGCAGCCTTCTCGCGAGCCACCACAATccatagaaattttttatttgaagaaagtTTGTGCATCATAATATCTCATGATTTTACAAATTGGAAAAATTTTCTAATCAATGTGACATGCACTTGTCGTAAGTTTCATACTGATGCAACTTTTGCTGGCTAACAATACATTGAaattgactttttatttttgaaatgtttGCACCATATACTGATGCACATGTAAGTCTTGTATTAATGCAACTTTTTTTGTGGGCCACTACAGTCCATAGAAATTGACTTACAATATTTGAAGAACGTTTGTGCATATATGATCGATGTTAAcaatttgattttctaaaaaAGAGTTTGTGCATCTTAATATCTCGTAGCTTCATGAATTGGAACTTACCAAGGTTCTCAACGACAGCTTCTCATGAAGAGGGTCCACGTCCACAAAAGTTCCATAAGTGGCCAAATCATTGTCTTTGTTTAAGGAAGACCTGTCATGAATTTGTATATTAGAAGAGTTAACTTGGAGAGAATTGAAGTTGAGTTGATGGAAATAATtagagaaaacaacacaaacaaaacaaacctGCTTTGGTCACTGCACAAGAGTACCAAATATTTGTGTTGGTGTCTGAATATTCTGAAGGAAATTGATGTGTACTCTTGCAATCCCTCTGAAGCAAAAACTAGCagaccaaatgggcccagttcaCTTATGATGGATGAACCATTTTTACACAGAATTTGGAAATACTTCAGCCTTTTTCAACTTATTCactttaaatgaaatttcaatatCAGCCTGCAAAGGACAAATTATTGCTCTTATTATACCCATGATCGGTTTTATTAACATTATCTAGTAACCgagaaagaaatatttattatattaaaaatataaaagaataataaaatatatattctatctACTCCAAGACCAGCTTTAGAAACAAAACTCACATtctaatttctataatttttttattatgttaattaaaataatgttaacaaAACCAGCTTAATATAGTAGTAGTTAATAATTTCTCTATATTCTATCTAAATTTGCACTTTTAATATTAGGATGGTTGATTGAATTTTGATATAAGGATGGTTGAGGGAATCTGAAAATCAATAACTTAGAAAGCCTCTAATGTATCATATAAAAGCTACGtcgcctataaaaaaaatataaaagctaCGTTAATTTTATTAAGTGTTGGTATGCTTAACACTTGAGTAATagtaatatattcttttaacactttattttttcaacacactctttttttactattgaaattaaatttcactttaatttgagaaaaagaactaaaaaaataaaaaatgagattcatgttttattttttatttacaaaatttaaactcaagattttatttaagaagTTGAAGTTCAATTTCACTCACATTAATCAGATAATGTAAACCCGGAGTTGTCTCAAATCATTTTTGGGGTTGCATTATTAAAGATTTCACGGTCTTCAAAAATATTTCGACAGTAAATTATGGGTTGTATCTGGCGCATTTGATCCTAATTTgccacaatattttaaaaaaaaaaaaaacttttttgttATCATCCCCTGAACATAggtaatttaaaaccttgagtAGATCAGTACTATTAATTGTTACTAGATTGTAGTAAGTATAACTTACCTGTGTTGCTGTGACACCATTAATATGAAGCAATTGGCCTCCTTTTAGCACTTGTGGGGGCAAGTTGACTGGGTATGCACGTAGCTTTTCAATTTCCACCACTGGCCACTGTACCAACTGTTTACCAGACTTGTGCAGCCATATAGTCCTTGGAATTGTCTGCACTATGCAAAACACATGTGCATTAATTATTGATCAAATTTCTCCACCACTGTTTTCAAGTACTGTTTAAGGTCAACTTCAATTtttagaagacaaaaaaaaaaaaaaaaaactgtggaGCCTCACTCTCCCTCTCATGGTATGAAGTGGCTCATGTTATTTTAAACCATATCCATCTCTCAAACCATGCCCAAAAGGCAAATCTAAGTTATTGAGCAAAGACCAACGGTCAACAAAGTAGTATTTTTTGTACCTTAAATAGTTcgtaacaaaattatataagtaatctttcaatatatatacacttaaggaaatattaaattatatagatataattttaataattattatttcattttataatttttaactaaatagtattttcttaaaactcaTCGTTGGATTGAAAATTCTCTTCACATAAATCACATGTATAAAActtcatattaataaaaaatcatttattattcctttcatataaattaaaattaatataatataaatattttaaaatatactaaaatatgaataaataaaaatgagggcgagccctggtgcagcggtaaagttgtgccttggtgacttgttggtcatgggttcgaatccgaaAACAACATCCCTCCCCTATACCTtagcatagcgaagagcctctgggcaatagGATACGAAGTTGAagttatgaataaataaaaatcatattatatatcaagttataaaaattatataataattattaaaattataccaATATAATTTAATCCATTAAGAAATAGTTCAAATAATCTTTAATAGTTTGTggatattcaaaattataatgtaatTTCAATACTTTAAAGATTACTTATGATAGAAGGTAATACTTAAGAAATATATTTGATGATTtattcaataacaaaataagaaattgcAATTTGCAAACAACTTACATAAATTCCAGACCATCCTTTCTTCTTATCATCGGCACTACTTGATGATTCACTGACCCATGCTAACAAAATCCTTCTCTTCTTTCCATCATCAAAGAACGTTTTTGAGGCATAGTATTTTCCATAATCATAACTTAAAACAAATTGATTAGTCCCGTTATCCGGGATAAACACATCTTTGGTAGCATTGTAACTCCCAATCATATAGTAATCATGTTGTTTAGCACTCAAGCTAGCCTTGAGCACATGCCTAACATGGTCACCATTCAATGATGTGTCAACACCCAATTGGCCATTACTCAAAACCGGAAAAAAATCAGGGCACTCCCACATTCCACTTCCAAGGGTTGAATGTAAAGGTTGTTCAGCTTGAACCCAATCAACAAAATCTTTGCTCTTGTACAAAAGTGCCGTTCCACTAGTTTCTCTTAGGCTTCCAACAAGTACTCTCCATTGCCCATCTTTGCCTAGCCAAGCAGTGGTAGGGTCTCTGAATGAACTTGAATCAATGTTGTTAGCACTAGTTGGTTCCATTAGAGGATTTTTGGGTGATTTAACCCATTCCCTAAGAAATGGGTCAGACAAATTTTTGGGTTGGGCCAAATTTTGGACTTGGCGATTCATGGAGTCAATTCCAGTGTACAAAATGGCTGGTTTGTTCCCAGGAAGTAGTGTGGCTGATCCTGACCAACAACCATTTATATCGGACGGTTGAGATGGAAATAGGGCAGGATCTAGTGGGGTCCAGTTCACAAGATCCTTTGACACTGAATGTGCCCACACAATATTTCCCCAAGTTGCACCTCTAGGATTGTATTGATAGAACACATGATAAAGTCCTCCATATCTCATTGGTCCTACCCAAAAGCCCCGACTCCAAGTaaggacattttttttttaatataaaactgtgtttgttttactgattaaaaaattatttctccaaatctaaatataaaaatactttaatatgaatttattttttgtaattttttaattattgcccctataatttttaaagtttttaatttttgtaaattttcctttctttcttttttttttttttaattttggttcctgtaattttttattttatttttagtcctcgAGCTTTAgggattaaaattgaaaaaaaaaatcacaaatttagatgaactaaaatagaggaaaaagacttaaacgaaataaaattaaaaaaatataaacttataaaatctaaaaaagaaaaaaaacttataagactaaaattaaaaaacgcAAACATACAGTAGCTAAACTTATATGTAAATTTGTAATATTCTCATATTTGCTATGagctttaaaatattatttctaaatattgttaatttcttaaaaaaatatattattatatttttcttcactTTTATTCTTACTATGAGGAGTGAGAAATTTATATTCTCATAGGAACATAAAAAGTTGAGGAATGCTAAGAGCATATTCtctaatatattcttttaaaaatatataattatttttattggttgaaatttattcaaaataataaatttttgtgggtttcacatcttatttaatattatctatcttaattttgtaatttttaataaattttaatcaattagagATTGTGTATTTAAAGAAATGTGCTACTTATTAATActcctttaaaaaattactccctTTGGACataaatataagcaaaaaagttgtcttatatattaatgtgaaattagttaatttttcttatatgtaagTCTAGTAGTATTTTTAACAcacttatatatttaaattattttaaattctgaaaAAAAGATATTCCTAGATATATTAGAATGTAACCAaagacattttttaatatatgcaaGAGGAATAATGTTCCTGGTTATAACATTCTTGGAAATACAAATGGTACCTCAAAACAAATGCACATTAAGAGATATTATCTTTGCtactttttacaaaaaataaattatagtgtaaaatatactattacttatttcttataaaaaaagaccggtgcaaatagtaaattatttgataagtaTTAACATGtgaattaagaattttaaaattaaagtaaattatattgatcacacttaaaattttgtgaaattacacaaaatcatatttttttaacatttatactAACCTCTCTTGTAGGAAAACATGGTGTAATGaagaatttgtataattttaagaGACTTCATGATAGTTGgtataatttattctaaaaattgtTATCTCAAATAATTTCTGcccgtattttttttattatcttaacTCAAATAAAAATAGCACATAACGATACTTTTTCTcctaattatttatgttaacatgttattttttaattagatagaaacatatagaaaaaaaaaaaagataagtaatTTTACTTCACTACTATCTACGTGCATGCATCACGTTTACatgcttattttcttttcctctgGCCCTACAGTAGAAATCTGGCTCACTATATTTTGATTTCTACACGGCTTTGAAAAGACTGTTGTTGAACAAACTCTGGGAAACATTTAATTTTCTGCACTCTACAATTCAACCATTTTTAGTTTCCAGAAATATTCTGAAATGAATATAGATATAACAATAGGGGCCCGATGAGTGTTACATTATTCCATCCCAAAATACACTCTATAAGAATCttacttaaaatataattaaatcatgAATCGAGTCATTacgattatttttaataaaaaaatatatcaataggGATAATGAAAATTGATGATATAATACGATAGATTGAAGGAAAGTTCATAAAagaacatgaaaaaaaaggtgCACTGAACTGAGAGATTCATAAGAGAACTGAACTAACCATTGGGATCTTCAAGTCCAATTTCAGGATTAGATATCAAGTGACAAAaacaagaagcaaaagaatAAACTATTTATTAGAGACAAAATATTTGTACacataataaatgaaaagaatagaaagaaatgaataaagggtatataagaaaatttaagattattattaGTTGAAGGAAATATGCATACCATTTATCCAATTCCAAGCTGGTTGAAAATGATAAGCAGTTCTGTAAGGTTGATCATAGGAATATTCAGAAGATAGACTCTGAAGATTTCTATAAAGATAATGGGAAGCTGAATTGCCATAAATGACAGAAAAGAGAGTTAACAGCCAAATAGTAGACATAATCATGGTTGCTATGTGGTAATGTTGTGGAGGGAAGGTGTGCTATCctatctatttatatatatagaaaaaactGCTGGCTATGGTGGAATTTTCTGAATGGATCAAAAAGATATGAAATTAAGGAAATGTTAATCATTCAACCCCCAATTTTGGGTTGAATAAATGTAGGAAAAAACTGAGAaggatatgaaaagaaaaaatgaagccACTTTGGTccatttgtcagaattttgaaGTCAATTAAAACGAGCATCTGCTCCAGTTGGACCATTTCTTCAAGGTACAGAGTATTAATGACTAATgagacttttcttttttattaacgaGACTTGAACACTTCCAAGTATTTACGGACGTTAAATTGTATTTCTAGTCTTTTGTAAATGATTCATGGGAAAATCTTGTTATAATTAGAAATCttgttataattttgttttacaaaactaATTGAAAATAAGTTAGCTTGAGATTTGAACAGATAGaatttaaagttgaaatttGTTAAGCTTAATTATTAAAGATTTTGTCCAACTAACCCAAATTAAAAATGGGATTAAATAACCTGATCCCATGTAGTCTAATAAAATTGTATACATTAGATTTTTTATGCACAAAAATTTATGTAATGTTATTAGTGTAGCAACGTGGGTCATGACAGTATAACgataaaatgagataaaaagaggtcttccaaaaagaaaaaacggGCGAAGTCACCACCAATGcttatttaaaaaggaaaatgtcgtgaaataaaaaaaggataaagaatAATCTACGGTTTGAGAAAAAAGATTCGGAAATCGTTTATACATAGAGAAGGTGCTAGTCTCCCTCGTGTTCGTCATGaagacaacaacctttaatcgaatgtgctaaaaataaagtgaccttttaattatttattttccctcgAGAATATGAGTTatgttcattatattttttgtttatttagaaaaataaagtgaatttttattttttaggaaaaaaatgattttttaaaagttttttaggTCAACAAGAGGTTTGTCCTCGCTCCTACATATCTTCAAGTGTAATGAAGAAATCAGACTAACATAATTTTTTGGATAGAAAAGAGTTTGTTTGTTGGGttgattttttttgaaagattttttttaattgtgtgaTAAAGAACCGTTAAGGTGTTAGATCTTGAAGCGTCGttgaattttaagaaaacaGATGAGAGAATCACTTAATGCATTGGACAAGTTATCTCGAGTAATGTGCAAATTTTGTAGAGAAAATTGAGAATCTCAAATATACTCTATAAAGTCAAGCAAATCGAAGACCCAATATGACTTTCACAAAATTTTACTCACATTATTAAAACACCACCAAGCTAGTCAGAGACCCGGCTTGGAGTGCAcagaatgtgaaaaaaaaagattttgaatttgcGGTAAACTGCGAAGTCAAGCAAGTTGAAAACCCAACATGACATTTACTAAATTTACTCACACGTTTATTAAAACACCACTAAGCAAATCGAAACCAGGATGAAGTGCACAAGATGTAAGCGTGTACCAAAGAGTActaacataaaatttcaaaatgattaacGTAACTTTAAGTAATCAATAGACGAGACACACACAAATAAATTGAATGAGAATAGAAAGGGATAAAATAGAAGCGAAGAATACACTTAGTAATTAGGGGCGTAGGATTAAAAACATGGGGGAAATAAATAAGtgacaaaatatttacaatatactaaaaattaaccaaacaataaaaaataatagaaccaAACCCCAAAAAGGATGGTGTAAATAGTAGTTTCTACTTCATTTGGACAAGAGGGAGGGTGTACATGTAAATAGAGGTGTGActaatagtatttattttatgtacaattattttataaaaaatgggtTAGGCCCAAAATAAAAGCAAGAAATTGTATATGTGAAAAAGGTGGTGTAAtaggaatttttattttatgttttttcttttcttttttactttttattatataaaaatatatatatatatatatatatatatatatatatatatatatatatatatatatatatatatatatatatatatatatatatatatatatatatatatatatatatatatataagagtcTCACGTGTGACCAATGATTCATTCCTTTATCATGTAGTGCCAAACAATGTGATGTAATGaacttcttttatcttcttagGAGTCGTGCCTCTTCTTATTTTATGCGTGTTctattttgtgtaatttttttttttttgtaattgtgtTTATACCTCCTCCTTTTATAGTGTTATTTCTCATTTTGtcctttataattatttctatttttattattattttttcctattttatttttgttcttcctttccttttttttcttatctttttctgtttcctttttttattttctttttttttcatttttctaaattttgttttttatttttaaaaaaatttgtccaAACATAATTAAGGTTTGAAAATTGAATCATTCTATTATTAAATCATAAGtgttcaataaaattattttcattaaaatagttaaaaaaatataaaataacaaaaatatagatatttatatgatatttggttataatatattttaagtgcatgataaattagtaaattttattttagatttctaattttttttatgtttaatttctaataaaaaatgttataaactattaaataaaacttatttatcagaaagtcaaataaatttttaggtaataaaaaatctaaaaactaattaaaataacttttccaATATAGCCTTGAATAAAACAAGGGGTTGACTCATTCTCAAAGTGAAGCTAAAGTGGTGAgaacaaatagtaaaatacGTTGGTGACAAGCATAGGAGTGtcagaatataattaattaatggcaccctttttcttatatatatatatatatatatatatatatatatatatatatatatatatatattaattttgttaagttATCAAATATTAAATCTGAATATATAAGATGAATGGCAAGCATATTATTGTTGCGTTAATGATATTTGGAGGCATTAAtagaagaagtaaaaaaaaattgtcatcatCAGCTTTCATCGTTCTTCCATTTCTCCCACTCTACTTACTTTCAATGTATTTGTGCTTTCTTCATGCTCCAAGCACTCAATCTTGTGATCTTGACATCAGCAGTTCCATTATTGAAAGCATATAGTTGTGCTTTATCATTGATTGccaacgtgggataaactcttGCTGTGATGCAAGCCCTTCCTTCTCCTCCAAAACTCTCCACGACAGAATGATCAATCTGTGGAAGTGACAAACTTGTGCATTAGTAGGAACAATGAAAGATCATTTgaacaaaagaaaatactaaGGATAAGAAATTTTATAGCCATGACTTTCAATATACACACATAATGTGATTTTCGTTTTTATGTCCATCAGTACTATTAAACTTATCTGTTTACAAATGATCTTTTTGTGCATAAATGTTTGAATACGTgtatataaaattcttttttatattttctgagAAATACTAGTAtacctctatttttttatattaaaatcatgCACTTGTTAAAACGTAAAAGTTTGATTTGAATGCATCCTTTTTGTGAGCCACTACAATCCatagaaatttttatttgaagaaagtTTGTGCATCATAATATCTCATGATTTTAGACAAATTggaaaattttctaattaatgtGATCATCATGCATTTGCTGTAATCAGTTGGAACTTACCAAGGTTCTCAATGATAGCTTGTCATGAAGAGGGTCCACGTCCACAAAAGTTCCATAAGAGGTTAAATCATTGTCTTTGTTTAAGGAAGACCTGTCATGCATTTGTATATCATAAGAGTTAGGCTCCATTCGTTTGagttaaaaaagagaaagaaaaaaaaaggaaaaatgaataagaaaataagatgGTTTACAATTTTtacattctattttaatttaaaaaatttatttcaattgatttttatttcatttttttccactCAATCAAACGTAACCTTAATGTGGAGAGAATTAAATTTGAGTCGATGGAAATAATTAGATAacacaacacaaacaaaacaaacctGTTTTGGTCACTGCACAAGAGCACCAAATATTTGTGTTGGTGTCTGAATATTCTGAAGAAAACTGATGTATACTCTTGCAAACCCTCTGAAGCAAAAACTAGTAGACCAAATGGGCCCAAACCACTTTTGACGGATGAACCCTTTTTACTACATAGAATTTGGGGGTCTGTCCAATAGTCCAATACTTCAGCCTTTCTCAACTTACTCACTTCAAACGAAATTTCAACATCAGCCTGCAAAGAGCAAAGGACGAATGATTggtgttaaaacttaaaagttaaaacaaatatattcgtcggtttttattatcattatctaTCAATACAAATCACTAAAGTGAGTTTTATCAACaaagtcttttaatttttagttacttaaaattatgttaacaaATCAGTTTATTATAGTGAtcaatttctatatatattctATCTAAATTTGAACTTTAATATAAGGATGgtatagtgtatatatatatatatatatatatatatatatatatatatatatatatatatatatatatagaatctGAAAATCAATAGATCTAATGTAccataaaagttatattttattaagtgTTCGTATGTTTAACATCTAAGACAGAAGCATCTAAGGATACTAGTAACATtctttcaacaattttttttcttcagtacattcttttttattaattgaaattcaaGTAGGTCTCATCattttggaaaagaaaagacccagtaaataaaaaatgaaatctacATATTTACTATACATGAATTccacttaataattaattaagagagAATCTATGGAAAAGAGTATGATAAGCTAAAAAGTTTGTTCTTGTTACCCACCGCCCACCGTAGCACAAcattcaaagtaaaaaaaaaatcggaattatttttagtataaatttaaaacatgttctatttgaagcataaaaaaatatctttatctgAACTCCTGTGagtaggaaaaaataaaatcattataaatcTTCTTTATAATCTTCCTACttaataaatgaagaaaaaaattagatatattatatatgcttTTAAGATATTAAACGCATTCTCTTTTTACTTTGGAACCTATAGTTTTGTTTTGTATGCCTATGGATCGGTTCTATTTGAGTATTCTCGATTAAACTTCTAGTTATTAAACCTAGAGACTTCAAATTGttccaaatataaaatacaaggACTTTGTATATCACAATACATATAGTATACCAGTGTAGTATTAAAAATCGGGTGGTCTTCAAAACCATTTTGCGACCgtaaattatgattatattgGGCGAATTTGACCCTAATTTTCAGCAATATTATAGTatagtttttctaaaattattgcaAGCATGATCCTGAACATAATTTAGAACcttgattataaattataattagtattattGTTACTATAGATTGTAGCAAGTAAAACTTACCTGTGATGCTGTGACACCATTAATTGGAAGCAACTTGCCTCCTTTTAGCACTTGGGGTAGCAAGTTGACTGGGTATGCACGTAGCTTTTCAACTTCTTCCACTGGCCACTGTACCAACTGTCTACCAGACTTATGAAGCCATATAGCCCTTGGAATTGTCTGCAAAATACATGtgcattttcattaaatttcacCCTCACTGTTTTCTATAGTACTAGGTCAACTTCATTttctaaaggaaaaaaaaaactgtggaGCCTCACTTTCTCATCATGGTATGAGCTGGCTCATGCTACTACTATTATTTAAACTATATTCCATTTATCATAATTTCATAAACCATGCCCAAAAAACAAATCTAATTATTTGAACCTAGAGTCAACACTTTTTGGTTTGATGAAGTCTTGATTTTAGAACATGGTGAGCAaaccaataataacaatttaagAAATTGCAATGAATTGAACTTACATGGATTCCAGACCATCCTTTCTTGATATCATCAGCAACACTAGAGGATTCATTGACCCACCCTAGCAAAATCCTTCTCTTCTTCCCATCATCAAAGAAAGTTTTTGAGGCATAGTATTTTCCATAATCATatcttaaaacaaatatattagaCTCTTCATCTGGGATAAATGCATCCTTGGCAGCATTGTAACTCCCAATCATATAgtaatcatgttttttgtcatctAAGCTAACCTTGAGCACGTGCCTAACATATTCACCGTTCACCGACG contains:
- the LOC100777339 gene encoding beta-fructofuranosidase, cell wall isozyme encodes the protein MTMSTIWLLTLFSVIYGSAATHHIYRNLQSVSSDSSNQPYRTAYHFQPPNNWINDPNGPLRYGGLYHLFYQYNPKGAVWGNIVWAHSVSRDLVNWTPLDPAIFPSQSSDINGCWSGSATLLPGNKPAILYTGIDSLNQQVQNFAQPKNLSDPFLREWVKSPKNPLMAPTSANKINSSSFRDPTTAWLGKDGHWRVLVGSKRRTRGMAILYRSKDFVKWVQAKHPLHSTLGSGMWECPDFFPVLSNGQLGVDTSVNGEYVRHVLKVSLDDKKHDYYMIGSYNAAKDAFIPDEESNIFVLRYDYGKYYASKTFFDDGKKRRILLGWVNESSSVADDIKKGWSGIHTIPRAIWLHKSGRQLVQWPVEEVEKLRAYPVNLLPQVLKGGKLLPINGVTASQADVEISFEVSKLRKAEVLDYWTDPQILCSKKGSSVKSGLGPFGLLVFASEGLQEYTSVFFRIFRHQHKYLVLLCSDQNRSSLNKDNDLTSYGTFVDVDPLHDKLSLRTLIDHSVVESFGGEGRACITARVYPTLAINDKAQLYAFNNGTADVKITRLSAWSMKKAQIH